The Nitrospira sp. DNA segment TATCGAGCACGTCGGAGACCGCATCCACGACGAGGCCCATGATTTTCTCTTTGACGACCACGACGACGATCACGGTGAACATCGTGTATTCGATCGTCGGCATTCCGAACTTCGTACGGAGCTCGACAATCGGGACGATGGTGCCACGCAGATTCAACACGCCCTTAATGTGAGCTGGGGTGTTGGGGATGCGGGTGACTGCCGTATACCCCTTGATTTCCTGCACCCGGAGAATGTCTACGCCGTAGAGTTCTTCTCCGAGCTGGAATGTCAGAAATTGGCTGCCGTCAGTGGTGATGCCCATTTGATGATTCAACTCTTTGTTTGTGGACTCCTGTTCAGCCATCGTCTCCTCCCAGCCTTTCCGTGAAATCGCCGCCTCAATCGTTTGAGAATGTGTGGTTTACGCCGCCTTGGCCGTACCCTTTCGAGAAATATTGAGCAACCCGCGGACATCCAGAATGAACCCGACCGTGCCGTCGCCCAGAATGGTGGCCCCGGCGACGCCTTCGATCTTTCGAAAGTTTTGCTCCATGCTCTTGATCACTACTTGCTGCTGTCCGAGAATCTCGTCGACCATCACGGCGACGCGTTCGCCCTCCGTTTCCAGAATCAACAGAATCGCCTTGGTAGGATCTGAGAGCTCTGGTTCTAACCGGAAGACTTCGTAGAGTCGCATGAGCGGCAGATAGGTGCCGCGCACGTTCACCAGCTCCCCTTTGCCGACGAGCGTCTTGATCATCTCACGCTTGGGCTGGATCGATTCGAGTATCGACAGCAACGGAACGATGTACGTGTCCTTGCCGACTCGAACCGTCATGCCTTCGATAATCGCTAGTGTCAGCGGAAGCTTGAGTGTAAAGGTGGTGCCCTTGCCGGCCATGGTTTTAATGCTGACCGTGCCGCCGAGCCCCTCGATGTTACGTTTCACCACATCCATTCCGACCCCGCGGCCGGATACGTCCGTGACTTTTTCTGCGGTCGAGAATCCAGGTTTGAAAATGAGCATCCAGATCTGCTCATCCGACAGCTTGTCGGATTCTGCGATCAGTCCTTGTTTGATGCCTTTGGCCAGAATCTTGTCTCGATTGAGACCTCGCCCATCGTCCTCCACGGTGATGCAGATATTGCCGCCCTCGTGGAAGGCATTAAGGCGAATGATGCCCTGCTCAGGTTTGCCGGCCGCGATGCGTTCGGTCGGTGGTTCGAGACCATGATCCGCGGAGTTGCGCACGAGGTGCGTCAATGGATCGCCGATGGACTCGATCACGGTCTTATCCAGCTCGGTTTCCTCGCCGGACAGAATCAAATGAATCTTCTTACCGGCTTTACCGGAGAGATCGCGGACAAGACGCGGGAAGCGGCTAAAGGCATTTCCGATCGGAACCATACGAATGCCCATCACACGTTCTTGAATCTCGCGCGTGTTACGCTCGAGCTGCGCCACGCGTTCCAGCAGGACGGGCAGCTGGCTCATCTCGAATCGGGAACCCAGATCACTGAGCATGGACTGCGTAATGACGAGTTCGCCCACCAGATTGATCAACCGATCAATCTTGACGGTGTCTACACGGATCGACGGAGTCTCCGCCTTCTTCGTCGGCGGAGTGCCTTCCGATTGAAGTTTCAGCGCGTCGGAGATTTGTTTCGGCGTGGCAATATGTTGTTCGATCAGGATTTCGCCGACTCGCTTCTGTTGAGACAGGGCTTGATTGAGTTCCGTTTGTGACACCACGCCGGTTTCGACGAGGATTTCACCCAAGGGCTTGACTCCATCCGACGGAAGGGATGGTGTCGGTGCCACCTGGCGATCGACAATCGTCAAGGTACTGTCTTCCCGAACAAAATCAAACACGGCCTCGATGACTTTGAGATCTTTGGCCGTATCCAGTTCGATCGTCCAGCCCAAGTAGCATTGTTCGGGATCGAGATCTTTGAAGGCCGGCAATCGGCTGGCGTCGAGTGTCACGCTGGTCACGGAACCGAGCTCTCCCAGTTCTTTGATGAACTGAGTGGGGTCGAGCCCACGCTGAAACAGGTAACGCGGGGGAACCCATGTGAGTGTAAAGTGGTGGTCGCCCTTGGTGTGTGATGGATTCAGTGCGGCTGGGGCAGCCTCCTGCTTTACTGCAGACGCTCCGCTCTGACAGGCTTCGAGACGGGCCCCCAGGCCGGACACCACTGCATCGTTCGGCGCCTCGCCGGATTTGGCGCAATCGATCAGCGTCTTGAGGCAATCAAGTGATTGCAGCAACAGATCGGTGACTTCCACGGTCACGACCATCTGGCTGCTGCGGAGTTGATCCAGAACCGACTCCATTTTGTGCGTAAACTGGGAGACGGCTGTGAAGCCGAACATGCCGCTGTTGCCCTTGATGGAATGCGCACCGCGGAAGATTCGGTTGAGAAGGTCGATGTCCCCCGGACGTTGTTCGAGCTGGAGCAATCCCTCCTCGATGGTCGTCAGGTGTTCCTGCGATTCCTCAAAGAAGGCATCTTTAAAATGGGAAAGGTCAGTGCTCATGGTCTCTCCGCGTCGGTCTTCGTGCGTCGCGCGTCAGTCGATGTTTGCGTGTCGTTGCATCAATGTCACGATTCGCCTCGACGATGTCCGCTCAGCCGGGTAACACTTTCTTGATCACCGCCATCATCTGCTCGGGGTTGAACGGCTTCACGATCCAGCCCGTGGCGCCAGCCGCCTGCCCTGCTTTCTTTTTGTCATCGGAGGCTTCCGTGGTCAGCATGAGGATCGGTGTGAACTTCAGAGCCGGCATTTTCCGAATTTCCTTGATTAGCGAAATGCCGTCCATTTCAGGCATGTTCAAGTCAGTGACGACAAGATCCGGCTTCGTGCCGCCATTGACTTTGCCGACGGCCTCCTTGCCGTTGCCGGCCTCCACAACCTGGTAGCCGGCGCTACTCAGTGTAAAAGCCACCATCTGTCGCATCGTGGGGGAATCGTCGACAACCAAGACTGTTTTCGGCATGACGCACTCCTTAATTACTCTGATGATCCGGCGTTACTTAAAACAGGGTGACATTCGCATCGTCTGCTGGGGCAGCGGCCTGCGTCGTTGGCGCAAACTGCCCATTCGTGGACTGATGAAACAGGACTCGCTCCTCTTCCATGGTGTAGGTTTTGTCGAGATTCGCGAGCATATCCAGCTTGTCTGCAACACGGTCGCGGGAATGACCTTGAATCAGCGCGTCCATCAGTTCACGTACGTGCGTGAGAGGCTCAATGACATGTTCAAGTTTTTGTCTGGTGATGTCTTGGAACTGCAACGCCATGATGATTTTGCCGACATCCTGTGCGAGTTCGTCGGCGTGCGCTTTTGAGTTCATGATGGCGAACTGGAGCGTTTTATTACGTTCCGCAAGGCCGTGGGTCATCTGGTCGAGACGATGTTTAATCGAGAGTGTCTTGCTGAGATCTACCGAGGCGAGGCTCTCAACCGTGCGCATGGCATGGCTGGTGCTTTTCTGCACATCCTTCACCATGCTGTTGATGCTACTGGCGGCTTGGCCAGACCGGTTTGCCAGTTTCGTGACTTCATCCGCCACGACGGCGAATCCGCGACCATGCTCTCCCGCTCGAGCGGCTTCGATCGCGGCATTGAGTGCGAGCAACCGCGTCTGGTCGGCAATGAACTCGATCTCGCCGATCATGCCGGTGATGGCCTTCGTACTGCGTTCAACCTCATCCATGATGGTGGCGACATTCAGAGCCATTTCCGACGACTTCATGACGTCACTGACAAACCCTTCGAGCATGGTGTCGGTGGTTTTGAGGACGGTGTCCAGATTGAGTTCGCCGCCGGCGCCGCCGTACAGCGTCATGAACTCCTTGCCTTGAGCAGTGGCTCGAGCGGCGATCATGCCGAATCGTTGGCCGAGATCGGTCGCGGCTTCTTCGGTTTGATGAATGACGCTCTTCATTTGCGCATTGAGCACGGTCACGAGTGGGATCATCGAATGCCCGAGTTCTACCCAAAGCGCGTTGTGCTCAGCGTGTTCCTTGAGCATGACGTCCTGTGCGGAGCGAACCTCGGTGTTATTCGAGGGGTGTTGTCGTCGACACCAAGCCCAGGACAGATAGCCGCCGAGACAGAACGCACAAATTACGTACAACCAGTCGAGAATCATTGGTGCCTTTTTCCGTACGTACGCATGAGGTCAGAAATTATGCGCCCAACTCGGCCATTCGGGCTCGCATGGAATCAGTGATGCCTGTCAACACGAAATGCTCCGATTGTCGCATGGCAATCAATAATTGAATTGCCGATGCGTCAAGCTTATCGACTTCGGAGAGGTCCAGCTCCACCTGAGGATTGGCGGTGCTTGCCTGCTTCAAATCCTCGCAAAGTGCCCCGACCTCAAATATCGTCAGATCACCAGCCGGTTTCACAGTCATACACAGGTTCCTTTCAGAAGACGCACGCTTGCTGGCGTAACGCTGTATCGGTCTGTTGCATACGTTTCTTTACACGTAAGGGTGTGTCCGTAAGACCCATCTGGAGAGGCTGATCTGCCCAGATGGCTGCCGACCAGTCGGCTCAAAAAGGCATCGCCGGAGGCGGTGCCCCAGGCAGCATAGAATCGAGGGTCTCTTCCGTAAGGGTTTTTTCCAGAATGATGATTTCTACCCGTCGGTTTTTGGTCCGCCCTTCCGGCGTATCGTTCGTGGCAACCGGTTTCGAATCGGCAAATCCCGTGGCAGATAGATGGGTGATGGGTACTTCGTACAGCTCTGAGAAGATTCGGACCACCATCACTGCGCGCACGGCCGACAGTTCCCAGTTCGATGGGAATTGAGCCGTTCGGATCGGGACATTATCCGTATGGCCAAGGATCCGGACATGGCGATCCATTTCGATCAGAATCTGCGCAAGAGATTTCAGAAAGGGTAATGCCTCGGGCCGAACACGAGCCTCACCGCTGGCAAACAGAATGGATTCAGGCAAGGAAATCATGATGGTGCCGTTGCCGGTTTCCACGATTTTGATATCCGGCATCTCGAGAGCCAGTGAGGGGTGAATTTTCTTCAGAATCTCTTTCATCCGTCGAATGACCGGCTCATTGGCACTTGCCATGTCGGTGTTGATCATTTTTGGCTTTGCGTCGCCTACCGCAAACGGGAGACGGCTGGTGGGAGTACTGTTGACTGGATTCAAGGCGGCTTTAATGGAGTCACTGACGGTTCGATATTTTCCTTCGTTTACCGAGGAGACCGAATACATCACCACAAAGAATGCGAACAGCAGCGTGATAAAATCCGCATAGGACACCAACCAGCGTTCATGGTTCTCGTGTTCTTCGTGTTTCTTCTTCGCCATGGCATCAGCCGATACACGTCATCCGTCAGTCGTAAGCCGTTGGTGTGTCGAGGCACAAGGCGACATACCGCGTCATTTCTTGTCGTCCTTGGTGCGTTCGTGCGGAGGGAGGAAGCTTTCGAGTTTTTCCTGTAACAGCCTGGGGTTTTCGCCTTGAGCCAGTCCGACAAGCCCCATAATCACCATCGTGCGCAAACCGGCCTCTTCCTTCAACTTGAACTTCATCTTGTTGGCAATGGGGAGAAAAAATAGGTTAGCCAAGCCGACGCCGTAGACGGTGGCGACGAAGGCTACCGCAATCCCGCCGCCCAGTTTCGAGGGATCGGCCAGGTTTTCCATCACGTGGATCAGACCAAGGACGGCGCCGAGAATACCGACCGTTGGCGCGTAGCCACCGGCGGCCTCCCAAACCTTCGCAGCATGAACGCCTTCTTCCTCGTGATGTTCAACCTCGATCTCCAGGATTTCCTGGAGCAGCTTGGGGTCGGTGCCATCCACAATCAGTTGAATGCCCTTCTTGAAAAAAGGGTCATGCAGGTCCTTGATCTTTCCCTCCAGTGCAAGTAGCCCTTGTTTCCGCGCGACATTGGCCAGATCGAGAATCTGCGTGATTGTGCCCTTGACGTCATGCGGGGGATTGGTAATGACGAGGGTGGCGCCCGTCAGTGCTTTGATCACGACAGAAAGAGGGTTTTGCACGCAACAGGCCCCAAGGGTTCCACCCGCAACGATGATGAAGGCCGTCAACTGAAGAATGGAGCTGAGATGCCCGCCTTCCAGCGCTTGACCGCCGATGATCGACCCAAGGGCGACGACAATGCCGAGTATTGTGGCGATATCCACGGTTCAGTTACCTCGATGCCCTGGGCTGTCGGCGTTCCCCAAAAGTACCTGTACCAAGTCGGAATGGTGGGATTGCGCCCCTCGAAATGATTTTGATAGCGTGCAGCCTGTCACAAACGTCTTGCCTGGAGGTGCTCTTGTGGGTCCTGCCGATAGCTTGATGCTCGATGCCAAACAAGCCATCCTCGATGAGCAACACCGAAAGTTTCAGGTCTTGCAGAAGGAAGGTCGTTGGACCGAAGCCATGCAACAATTTCATGTCACTCTAAATTGCGCGTCGGACGTTCTGGCAGAGTCGATTCAGTTGCTGGAACGGGTCCTCGACGCACGGAATCGTCGAGGCCCCTCCCTGCCCGATTCTTCTGATCCGAACCAGTCCTAACCCGTACCGCTCACTCCCCTTGGAGAAGGCCGGCCATGATGGCCCTTCCCTCTTGCTTAAGCTGCTTCCCGAGCTAGGAGTAGCCGACTCAGATCTACCAAGATCAGAAGCCGGTCATTGATACGGCCTACTCCCTGGGTAAATTCCGCGCCAGCCATGGTGCCGACGGAAGGCGGCGGCTCAATCGCGCTTTTGGGTACACGCAGCACTTCTTCCACCGAATCCACGATCAGCCCGACCAATCGTGCCTGCACCGACACCACCACGATTCGGGTCTGGGTGGTTTGTTGTGCGCCGGTGAGGCCGAAGAGCTTACGTAGATCCAGCACGGGAATGATGCGGCCCCTCAAATTAATGACCCCTTCTACGTAGGGCGGAGTCTTGGGGACTCGCGTCACCTCCACGATCCGGTTGATCTCCTGCACGCTCAAGACATCCACCGCGAATTCTTCACTGCCGATCAAGCAGATCACGAACTGCAGCAGATCGTCGGCGGACTTCTCGGCCAGACGGTCCGCAGGGTTGTCTGCGGCCGCCTGGATGTGAGATTGCACTTGCTGTTCAGTCGCACTCATGCTGGGCTCCTTCTCGTGGTTGGCTGCTTACAGCTTGAATCCACCCACGATTCCCTGCAATTCGACTGCCAACTGACTCAGGTCCTGACTGGCCTTCGCCGATTCATGCGCCCCGGACGAAGACTCTTTCGTGACCTTCGCGACATTTTCGATGTCGCTGGCAATCTGTTGTGTCGCAACCGATTGTTCTTCGGAGGCCACAGCAATCTGCCGGATCATATCGGCGCTTTCCGAGACCATCCGCACAATCTGGGAAAGGGCTTCACCGGTCTTATTGACCAGATCCACACCTGCCGTCACTTTCTGTGTGCCCTGCTGCATCGAATCGACGGCTCCCCGCGTATCCTGTTGGATCTGGCGGATCATA contains these protein-coding regions:
- a CDS encoding purine-binding chemotaxis protein CheW, producing MAEQESTNKELNHQMGITTDGSQFLTFQLGEELYGVDILRVQEIKGYTAVTRIPNTPAHIKGVLNLRGTIVPIVELRTKFGMPTIEYTMFTVIVVVVVKEKIMGLVVDAVSDVLDIDKKDIQPAPQFGAQVDVSFLNGIGKAGDKLVALLDMDRLLTDGDMTETEKIAA
- a CDS encoding chemotaxis protein CheA, which translates into the protein MSTDLSHFKDAFFEESQEHLTTIEEGLLQLEQRPGDIDLLNRIFRGAHSIKGNSGMFGFTAVSQFTHKMESVLDQLRSSQMVVTVEVTDLLLQSLDCLKTLIDCAKSGEAPNDAVVSGLGARLEACQSGASAVKQEAAPAALNPSHTKGDHHFTLTWVPPRYLFQRGLDPTQFIKELGELGSVTSVTLDASRLPAFKDLDPEQCYLGWTIELDTAKDLKVIEAVFDFVREDSTLTIVDRQVAPTPSLPSDGVKPLGEILVETGVVSQTELNQALSQQKRVGEILIEQHIATPKQISDALKLQSEGTPPTKKAETPSIRVDTVKIDRLINLVGELVITQSMLSDLGSRFEMSQLPVLLERVAQLERNTREIQERVMGIRMVPIGNAFSRFPRLVRDLSGKAGKKIHLILSGEETELDKTVIESIGDPLTHLVRNSADHGLEPPTERIAAGKPEQGIIRLNAFHEGGNICITVEDDGRGLNRDKILAKGIKQGLIAESDKLSDEQIWMLIFKPGFSTAEKVTDVSGRGVGMDVVKRNIEGLGGTVSIKTMAGKGTTFTLKLPLTLAIIEGMTVRVGKDTYIVPLLSILESIQPKREMIKTLVGKGELVNVRGTYLPLMRLYEVFRLEPELSDPTKAILLILETEGERVAVMVDEILGQQQVVIKSMEQNFRKIEGVAGATILGDGTVGFILDVRGLLNISRKGTAKAA
- a CDS encoding response regulator; its protein translation is MPKTVLVVDDSPTMRQMVAFTLSSAGYQVVEAGNGKEAVGKVNGGTKPDLVVTDLNMPEMDGISLIKEIRKMPALKFTPILMLTTEASDDKKKAGQAAGATGWIVKPFNPEQMMAVIKKVLPG
- a CDS encoding STAS domain-containing protein, which codes for MTVKPAGDLTIFEVGALCEDLKQASTANPQVELDLSEVDKLDASAIQLLIAMRQSEHFVLTGITDSMRARMAELGA
- a CDS encoding OmpA family protein codes for the protein MAKKKHEEHENHERWLVSYADFITLLFAFFVVMYSVSSVNEGKYRTVSDSIKAALNPVNSTPTSRLPFAVGDAKPKMINTDMASANEPVIRRMKEILKKIHPSLALEMPDIKIVETGNGTIMISLPESILFASGEARVRPEALPFLKSLAQILIEMDRHVRILGHTDNVPIRTAQFPSNWELSAVRAVMVVRIFSELYEVPITHLSATGFADSKPVATNDTPEGRTKNRRVEIIILEKTLTEETLDSMLPGAPPPAMPF
- a CDS encoding flagellar motor protein yields the protein MDIATILGIVVALGSIIGGQALEGGHLSSILQLTAFIIVAGGTLGACCVQNPLSVVIKALTGATLVITNPPHDVKGTITQILDLANVARKQGLLALEGKIKDLHDPFFKKGIQLIVDGTDPKLLQEILEIEVEHHEEEGVHAAKVWEAAGGYAPTVGILGAVLGLIHVMENLADPSKLGGGIAVAFVATVYGVGLANLFFLPIANKMKFKLKEEAGLRTMVIMGLVGLAQGENPRLLQEKLESFLPPHERTKDDKK
- a CDS encoding chemotaxis protein CheW, with amino-acid sequence MSATEQQVQSHIQAAADNPADRLAEKSADDLLQFVICLIGSEEFAVDVLSVQEINRIVEVTRVPKTPPYVEGVINLRGRIIPVLDLRKLFGLTGAQQTTQTRIVVVSVQARLVGLIVDSVEEVLRVPKSAIEPPPSVGTMAGAEFTQGVGRINDRLLILVDLSRLLLAREAA